In Vicia villosa cultivar HV-30 ecotype Madison, WI linkage group LG7, Vvil1.0, whole genome shotgun sequence, the DNA window atatttagaggtgaaaatattaatattggtaaaaaaataatataatatttaataaatcttttttttgtattttattaatcaaagtacgagaaaatggatgatgcactgaatatgtaaaaatattttccGTTGTCAATCGATAACGACTATATATCTTGCCAAATcagattgaaaattttaattaattgtacgacaaattatatatttttattgtacGACACTGTAAAATTTGTTTACACCGTCTGTGTATCTGacattgtaaaatatttttaaactgtcAAACAATCACCACTATGTATCTAgttaaatcattttttatttaaaaataatttaataacattaaaaattgtatgtttggataatttaaactTAACGGAATGGAGCGGAACAGAACGGAATGGAGCGGAATGTAACGGAACGGAATGGAACATAAACTCccttccattgtttggaaattggACGGAGCGGAAAGCATTATAACTTTTCTATTCAATTTTTACCCTTGTATTTCAAAAGCACATTACCTAACTTTTCAAGAGATTATAACAATTTTTTTCCGGACATATCTAACCgataatcattttttttacaactttttAACTATAAAATTTTCATCTTTCATATAAATATCATGGTGTCATTTGACGTGTGAATTTCTTATATAATAAGCAGAATTTTAAATTAgcataaaattaataatcaattattaagaAAGTACTAGTCACTTCTCATTTTTAATTTGTAGTTCACGGAAATATTATATGTGACATTGCGTTattcataaattttattttctacaataatttaaaaaaaaaaaacctataatttaactatcaactatggattattaaaaaaactaatatttacCATGTATCAAGCAGTAAAACATATTATCATAAATTTGAATTttatgaattgaacatagatatTGTAACATGCAAATGAAATAACACATGTAAAAAGAAGAGAAGATATATGATGTACCTTGTTAAGGTAGAAGACAGATAGACACTTTGCAAGAAGAAAGTCTCTGCTGAAGGAGAAGGGTTGCAGTGGGagaatagaaaatagaaaaatatcacGTGAATTGAAATAGCGAATAGAAACATTAATAAGAATGAAaaattagaggataaaattgtaattgtatttttaattaatttcgtTCCATTGGATACACCCCAATTTGGGGGGAATGAAAAATTGACTGAAAGAGTGGTATTGGATGGAATGAGTTTCATCACACTCCATTccattcattttttataaaaccaaacaataaaacatgactccattccattccattccttctctttccatcaatccaaacataccctgaTAGCTTTCTTTAAAATTAGTGCGCTATCTTTAAactaataaacaaataaataaatacatttttcaATAAAGATAAAGTAAAATAATTTTGAACAGAAAATAGTtctcatttttatattatttctgagaaattaaaaccctaaaacaaCAAAAACTCAAAGCTGCTTCTAATAAAAAAACACTTGTTGTATCGGAAAGCAGTTGCAGTGGATTGAACTTAGTGGCCGGAAACGCCGGCGGACTTGGTCGTCGTGGGGGAGAACGATCACCGTACAggttttcctttttcctttttcatatTTTCCTTCCTTCATTTCTATAGCACGCGATTATTCGATTCCAGCGCGATTTGCGGCTACGATAACCGCTACTACAAAACGCAACAAATCAGAATACTGCTTTTCAGAAAAGCTCTACTCGGCACCGCGATTTCCATTTGCAGCGCGGTTGACAACATAGTTTAGTTTTTAAGTGATTATTGAATCTAGCTATATGTGTGTTAAGGTGAAAGCAGAGGAAAAATGAAAACGCTATCTGGACATTGTGAATCATCTAAAGAGATAGCACTTTCCAAAGCTACCAAAATTCTCTTTAAATTTGTCTCCGCTGACAATGGTGCTTCACAAGTCATCAATGCTTATCTCTTCCGTGCTTCCGCGGCTTTCAATGAGCTTAATCAGTTTCACAGGGAGCTTAAACCATCACAGTCTCGTAGGAAGAATCGCGAAAGCCACACAACAGATGATAGCGGGAGAGTGGTGGAAAGTTATGCTAAGAGTGTTGATGTGAAGCCCGAGAACGAGTTTGTAAGGGAAAGGGTTCATGATGAGAATgcaagaaaaaagaagaagaacaagaagaaggACAAGAATTTAGAAGGTGAGAATGCAAAGGAAAAAGAACAGCATAGAGAGATGGAGAAAAATGCAAGTAACAATAAGAAGGTTGAAAATGGAAAGGGACAAGAACAGAAAGAGGTAGAGAAAAAACTATGCAACAGTGCGAGGAGTGAAAATGGAGGGCTAGTTGGTTTCTGGGACATAGAAATTAGGTCGAAAATGGAACATGAAGCTAAATTACATGTTGAAGAGGTAAAGACGGAGCaaacgaagaagaagaggaagaatgaAAATGTGGAAGATGGATACGGGAAAAGTctaagaagaaaatgaaaaggaaacgCGAGGGTTAAGCTTAAATTTAGAGCGTTGTTAATTCACCGGTGAGCTGTTACACTTTTTTTGTTTCCCAATTTTGATCAGGAATTTTCACTTTCAAGGTTATCTATATTTTGGATCAGTTTTTGTACTTTCTATCATAGAACAGAGGAATTAGCTTATTGATTCATCTCCTACATTGTTTTTGTAATACTAGGGTTATGTCTAAATTTATGTGTTTATTTTTTTGACAAGCaaagtttaattattatttaatataagagAGTACAAGGAGTACTCAAATCCAATACACCAATTAAAACAAACATCTTAAACACCATTGATGAAATCTAAAGGAGCTTGAAGCCAATCGTACAATGATGAACATCTTCTTCCTCTAGTGCCAATAGCTTGCCCCGATTGTACAATGATGAACATCTTCTTCCTCTAGTGCCAATAGCTTGCCAAATCAACGCCACAACATTGATACTCAAAATAATATCGTCTAGAATGCAAAACTCTCAGTTGAATAATATATTGTTCCTCGTGTTCCACACAGTCCAAATTGTTGCCATCCACACTAGACATATCTTCTTTGTGATCTTTCCCCCAAGAGCTTGCATAAATTGATCCAAGTGAAAAATACCACCTAGCTTCTCCATGTTCTGCAAATCTAGCAACACATAAATATTGTTCCACACTTTCTTAGAAATAATACAATTAAACAACAGATGATCTAAGTCTTCGAGCATAGAACACTCACGTTGTCTTGATCATTATGTAAAATACCCCTCTTTGCCAATTGATCTTTAGATGAGAGTCTCTTTAACATAACTCTCCAACCCAAAACCTTAAGTTTCGAAGGAATATTTGTCCTCCAAATCCTTTTAAGAGCTTCTAGAACATTCAATACCACTATCTCTTCGCGCCCTCTATCGCGCAGAAAAGAATAACAGCTTTTTACCGAAAAGAGGCCATCAGTGTTGGGCCACCATTTGACTGAGTCGATACCTTCCGCTGTTGGGTTGAGGTTTGCCAGCAATTCGATGAGAGCGAATGCTTCTTCTGTTGCTACAGGATTTCCTAGTAAATCATCTGCTGCTACATAAAGATCCCACTGCCAAACATTTGCCTGCATACAACCCATGTCGCAAACCTTGTCCAGTGGCCGCCGCGGCATGCTGAATAAAGTAGGGAAAGTGGTCTTTAGAGGTGATCCCCTAAACCAGCTGCAATACCAGAACAGAATTTTGTCTCCCTTGCCTAAACCAAAACTAACATTAGCTGCAAAACAATCAAACACGATAGTTTTGAGCGAACTGGCCGCAAACTTATCCTTCCACCATACAGAAGCTTTCTTTTTGGACTTAAACTCAGAACCCATAATCACAGCTTGATGTAAATCACCATATCTAGCTCCCAAAATTTGTCTCCATATGGTACCATCTTCATTCacgattctccacttccatttacacAATAGTGCTTTGTTAAAATAGCCGATGTGTTTTACACCCAGGCCACCCTCCTCTTTTGGTTTGCAAATATTATTCCAACTCACTCAGATTATACATCTTTTCTCCTCATTGATGAGGAATTTTTGCTTGTAAGATTACTTATATTGCTGTGTCACTTTTTGTACTGTCATATAACATCAGACAATTTTACTTCTTCTCTTATATTTCGTTTTTGCAGATACTTCTTTGTAGTTTTACAATTGTGTAACAACGAAATGCAATTTTTCTATTGATTGCAACTATTAGCTATTGGGGATACTGAATTCATCATGTAGAGAGTGAATACAGCAATAACCATATATCCTATCCTTTCTGGGagtttatatatattttcaagGTGACTTTTGTTTCAAGACAGGGATTAGTCACTGCAAAAGGATGCTCTTTCTTACCTATAACATGATTATAAAAAAAGTGACACTCTGAACATCCTGTTGAGGATGGATTCACCTTTGTTTTGCCGCGCTCCTGGAGAAGAGTTTGATTTTGCATGAGTGAGTCCTTTGAGGATTTCATTTCATTATCGTTGGTTTTGTTTAGGCACTACTTGCCAACATGGCTGCTATGTATGCTGCATATCATACACATAGACCCAAAGGCATTAAAGCCATTGCACAAAGGGTTCATGGTCTTGCTGGTGTGTTTGCTCTTGACTAAAAGAAACTCGGAATAGTGGAAGTTCAAGATCTTGCGTTCTTTGACACTGTGAAGGCTAAGAGTTAAGACTTCAAATGCCAAAGTTATTGCAGATACTGCTACCAAAAGTGAAATCAATTTCCGAGTTGTAAATGGAAACACTGTAAGCGTTGCATTTATTACTGTAAGCTCAAAATTCTATTTGAAAAGTGCTATATGAAGTAGCAACGCCATAGTTTGTCATCTAACAACTCTACTTTGATCATGCAAGCTTATTTGCTATAAACCTATGCAATATAAGCTACTGGTTTGGACTTACAAAACACAGCCCATGTATATATTTTTTCCACTGATATCAATGTCTCGATAGTGTAAAACATTTTGACAATTTCTTTTCACACCCAGTTATTTTCTCCCAGACCTCTAGCGAAATGTCAAAAATGCCTCATatttttggagatacatctccaaacgtacaatttcttcatttttgtcaaaatttagttcggagatgcatcttagAATTTTTCTGAGGttaattcggagatgtatttttgaaaatacattTGAAGCCATGTATTTTGACTCTGGTGCGCCCGCTAACACAAATAATAAGAGCATCATGAATTGCATCAAAATGTTCTTTTTCCCCGTATAACGATGTGTAGAATTCTCTATGCCGAAATAATTGATAGCTCTTCGGATTTTTATCTTTTCGCATTTAAATTATTAATCTCTAATAACATAAGGATACTACTACCGTAATTTCTACAACCGTAATTTCTACAACATTGTTTCTTTTTGGCATCACGCTTACTTTGGTACGTGATTGCCTTTAGTTCAAGGGAGctcatttttatatttaaaatcggCGTGAGTCATTATAAATGCTCAAGAATTTCAGAATCTTACCGAACATGTAAGTTCATActtcattaaaaacaaaaaatcttAATTCATCAAAAACACTCAAAGACTCTTAATCCTGCTTATTTCAATTGCAAAAGTTTAGGCAAATAAAGAGAGAACTTCAAGGTGTATAATAGTTGGTTCAATGTTCCAAGTATCTTGGGATTTAGTGGCTTGGTGTCTATCCTACTCAAGTAACAAGAAATTTTACGTCATACCTTCATTCTATCcactataaatatttttcatcGTGTGCTCAATTTAGTAAATTTATACATTGTATTAGTATGATCATGCTGTTTTGCTAACTCGTTGAAAATTTACGATGTGTTTAACATGTGAAATAAAGAGAGGCATGATATTTGTTAATGAAGCTATACAAAATACAGAACTTTCGTCAAAAAATAGTTATTCACGTTTTCAGTCTTGAATATCAATTCTTTACAATTTTACAATTTGTTGTAGGTTAATCAACCCAGTTGTGGTTGTGCCAACTATTGCTGTTGTAGGTTTAGCGTTCTTCAGTTACAGTTTTACACAGGCTAGCATTTGCTTGGAAATTTTTGTTCTAGAAATAACACTAGTTCTATTATTCACTTTAGGTGTATTTTCGGAGATATTTCTCTAAATTAACCTAAGAAAAATTCGACGATGCATCTATAAATTAAATTTTGGCAAAAATGGAATTTGGTATGTTTAGAGATATATCTCCGAAGAAATCCAAGAgtattttggaattttcagaaATTGCCAAAATTTTACATTGACATTACATTAAAATAAATTTCTTTTGGGTCACTTGTAggagagaatttcttcacccacctcccaaccttcttggccacctccggtgaatttaccacaataccccttgtttcggaagttcatttccgaaactgtactttttttcttgaaaaaggtgttttcggaaatgaacttccgaaaacgtgttatttttaatataaaatattgatttcggagatgcatctccgaaataaagtgactttttcagaaaatgtggtgtttcggaagttcatctccgaacgcacccccctggggaattcggaaatgaacttccgaaaatatgtctggacagcaTAAaacgaaaaacaacaacaattcgctttatttaatcgggtgaagattacaacgataatattacataaaattaaagttacatattgttcaaCACGGGtaagtggggatgagagagtggtggggagaaaaaaagacttccaacgaaaattaaagttacaattcgctttatttaatcgggtgaagattacaacgataatattatcatcttagtttttggaagtggtaacccgggccggaacatatgacggaggaggtggatgtccggaggaagaagaaccggaggtacgtccaccgcgacacaaaggagccaatcaatgtaagctatagtttatcattatcatcaggggacgtcattacaaaaaattgggaaaaaaatcttattatttttaatcttgattttttagaaatgacttccccagatgataatgataaactatagcttacattgattggctcatttgtctcgcggtggacgtacctccggttcttcttcctccggacatccacctcctccgtcatatgttccagccccggttaccacttccaaaaactaagatgataaatccaatacaaaaacattattcgatacaatccgaaatcagaacaaaacaagacacgtcaaacaagacaaaagcatgttattctgcccgacgagcgttacaaaatacacatcaaacaaaataaaaacacgttattcttcccgacgagcgaactcctccgaatgaagataattataccaatcctcatcccactcagtatcagaaccatcagcgttgatcacgcctgaaggctgcgaagcagaaccagtcaaaagcttcttcttctccttcttctccttcacctccttcacctccttcacctccttcacctctttcacctctttcacctccttctttgaagaaccctttcttcccttagcgtcagttctgcgtgctggttggttgcctgacatgttcctgtaaacaattgaaatcgattaatttgcgagacaaaataaaaaactaaaaaatttgaactcctgatacatttcggaagttcatttccgaaaactgggatggaggtgttttcggaaatgaacttccgaaacacccctgcgatgggattttctgcaacttccatggcagacccctaaaccaaacttcaaaacaaatcaaaatgcttctaaacaacctaaatactactaacaacctaaccatatatcatttatacaattaaaaccctaaataacatgcatttgaataatagatctaaaaatttcaaaacttacaaagtgttaggattgagggcttttgaatgttgtttagcagtgtgattggagccttgatggagctttggaattctgtttgcacaaattttcgcctttgccactttttgttttgatttagggtaaatgattgggggagggggagtgttttgataaatctgcagaaatcgcagtatttcggaagtgaacttccgaaataattgtttcggaaatgaacttccgaagtaagtcaatttttttaaaaaaacacgctttcggaaatgaacttccgaagcaggggtagttttggtttttcgcaggaggtgaccacccatagggaggtgggtaaagaaattttccttGTAGGATACTAAAGATTTTCATTTGTTTTGatttaacattatatttttcATTTCCGAACTAGGTAAATGTATTTAAATGCACGTCAGACTTTCCCTCTTTTCACTTTCTTCATTTTTAGTTCAGAAACTTTGTCTCTCCCTCCCTCTACCCATTTTCAGTTTACACTCTACCTCAACTTTTGAAGCAACTTCAGATCCTTTGCTTGTATCTTGCCATTCCCAACTCCCTCTAACTACTGCATTCAACACTTTACACCCTCATCAACACATTTTGAGTAAGTTTCTCATTTAGCATGATGACATCGTATGGATGCCATACAATATCATCGGGATGAAATTTCATTCGACCATATCAGATTAATATCATATGCAGGTATCTGTCAGAGCGGTGCATGCGACAGTTTGGCTGCGTGCAGATTATTCGGAGGTCCCCCTTCCAAGCTGCTACTAAGAGTATTGTCCGTAGACAACTGGATGGCATTATGGCGGATTTTGAGAGTCGCCTGGTTCTAGGGGAGTATCAGAGTCAGGAGCCACATCTGAGTGGCATTATGCCGAGGGCTACATGACTTGGTTCTATTATATGTCACACCCTTACATAACACCAAACGCTCCTAGACGTCCACCTAATCCCGctcacgaggagatcctggagaatgaGTAGGTCATAGATGATCATGTCGTTAATGTGTTGTCGATCTATCAGGACATTATGCAGATGACAGAAGCGAGCATCGAGTC includes these proteins:
- the LOC131620902 gene encoding uncharacterized protein LOC131620902; the protein is MKTLSGHCESSKEIALSKATKILFKFVSADNGASQVINAYLFRASAAFNELNQFHRELKPSQSRRKNRESHTTDDSGRVVESYAKSVDVKPENEFVRERVHDENARKKKKNKKKDKNLEGENAKEKEQHREMEKNASNNKKVENGKGQEQKEVEKKLCNSARSENGGLVGFWDIEIRSKMEHEAKLHVEEVKTEQTKKKRKNENVEDGYGKSLRRK